AGATGATATGAATGATATTACAACCCATCAGATGTTGTCAGACAATGTCATCCATTCGGTACAAAAAATGATAACTGGTGTTTCTGGTCTGCAGGATCCAGTTTTGGGGCAAAATTTGTCATTTTGTGTGGTAAAGGACTCTTTTGTACAGGTATTACATGATGGTGATGTACACTGGCTGACAATAAGCACTTTTGGGTGCTCTGAAGGTGAGGTATTTCTGTTAGACAGCATGTTTAAGGGCAAAATAAAGAATTATGTTGTCAGAAAAATTTGTGCAATAATGCAGTGCACCAAAGACAGTTTGAAAGTACGAGTCTTACCTGTGCAACAACAAACAAATGGTGTAGACTGTGGTTTGTTTGCATTGGCGTTTGTACAGCACATTGCTTGTACCGGCTCAAATCCACACTACATTTCATTTGAATATGATGAAATGAGAaaccatttatttaaaagtgttataGAAAACCACTTAAATGAGTTTCCAAAGACTGGAAAATTGACTAGGTTTTgcaaagaaaaagaatttaattttactcTTTATTGCGTATGTCGGCAAATTTGGATGGCTTCTGATAAAGTTGTCAAAGATAAGTAAGTgaattacacacacacacacacacacacacacacacacacacacacacacacacacacacacacacacacacacacacacgtattacttttattttatttacacacATTACttttattcacatttttttgactgttttttATGTGTTAATACATTTAGGCATATGGTGCAATGTGGAAAATGTGAATGTTGGTTTCATCGTGTTTGTGAACGCATacctgattttattttagaatgtGAGAGTGTTGAATGGTTTTGTTCGCAATGCACAATAACTTTACCATGTAGTACTTTAACTTAAAAGAGATTTTGACTTTAACATTTATAATccttttttatgtagttttagtacttaagaattttttttttttgttatggtaGGCAAAAAGTGTATGAtagataaaaaatcttatttaaatagtttttcattttctaattttctaatatatagTCTTAAAGGAATACATGATTTTTGAATGATAGCAATGCCTAAAAAGTTGTGTTACCTAAATAAGGTTTATTTTAGTCAAGAGTCCCTTAAGTAAGATGATCTGTTTAAGTAAAGgcatgttcaagaacaagatcaattttttcaaactaaatgGTTCTTTTTCAACTCTGAAAGTGGTGTTGTTgtctttcaatttatttatttttaccgTAAACACTTTTAGTTTCTATTTAAGTATAAATCTTAGTATTTgtaataagtatttattattaattacatttcaatgaatatatatttttttaatatataataatttttttaatcataacaattttcctttttttttttagttgcgtTTGTCATTGCTTTATTAGTTTGcctactgttgaaacatggttttaatttagtaaatttatatgATGTAAAATTTACTCTATTAATCATCAGATAACAGTTAGGGAGAAATTGGAATTCTACATAATTAaggtaaaaatgattttgtttactGGTATTACCATTAGTTGCCGATGGTAACATTACAAAACTAGTTTTTATGGTTGATTGTGTTTCAGCTCTTTAGTTTTATACTGTTACATTGATgacaaatatataacaaaaacaacatgTTGTTTTTGTGATAGTCATTAtcgataaaaacttttattacgatTGTAAATcttaattatatgtttttttagcaCTTATCATATTTCGTTATATCACAAATAATTATGACaacgtaaaaaatatttaaggatttacttttaattcatgatataatttttcaaattgctCAACTCCAATTGTCCCtctagtttaaatattttaataaatgaaatccCCTGATTTCAAGTATTTTGTTGTAAAGTGTAATTATAgttaatgattgttttaaagGTAACGATCGATTTGAgttacttgtaaataattgtatatgtatatagacGTATTTGTATATAATGTAAAGACATAATTGTAAATATCAAGAGaattagtatataaattatgttgaattacGTTAAGAGAGAGGCGTTTTACGCTTGACTTATAAAGTTCTTTTTGATGTGAAACAAAAAGCTATTTCGGCCAAAATGTCGACTAAAGTTGATTTAAAGTTAATTCCGGAGTTAAGTGGAAACGATCAACAATCAGTCGCAGAATGGCTGGAAAAAGTTGAACTGGTATGTAAACTACAGACGTGCTGAGCCAAGGTTGTTTGAAGATCAAACGCAACCAAATTCTTATGAATGTTAGCTCCCCATTCATTTTGCAAGAGATAGACATCTGCGAAGAAATAGTAATCGAAACAAGTCGGGTCGAAGACGGGAGACAAGCGATGTTTTATCTTACTCGTGTCAAGAGAAAGGACACATCAAGAATGTGTCCAAAAAACGTGCCGAGGGAGAAGATGTTTGCGCCAGTTCTCTCCCTAAACAATCAATAATGGCGTTACCTACTATACGGTTGGACATTAATGGCGTTTCTCGGAATGTGTTAATCGACTCAGAATGTACCTGCTgcatcatttataaataatgtgcGCCAAAAATTACGAAGAAAATAGTTAGCGTGGTAACTGTTAATTGACAACAACAACAGTACGAAGAACATTAGCCGAACTAGAATTGTCACACCTAATGGAAATGAAGTTTTTGTGGAAGCACTTGTAGTTGACTTCAAACcactttgttattgtttttgatgGGTATGGAATAGTGGCTTTTGGTGGAGTATCAATATCTGCAACTCGTGATGTTTGTTTTATGGGAAGAAACGAATCATGTTTACTTGGACTAAAAGGTGATATTTCAAAAGATGTCAGTAATACGAATATAATATCTCGGGATTTCACAGCTTTGTTTAAGAAACAAAATCGAGAATGGATAATTGCGGGGAAATGGAATAATAATTCTGAATTCTGAAAATGGAATAATAAACCTGAAACTCTAGTGAATAAGATTGCTGAATACACTATCCCTGTTGGCATAAAACACGATtacgaaaaagaaattgaagggTGGATAGAGAAAAAGTGGCTTCAAAAGTACAATTTGAAGAAACACGGTCCAAGAAAGGGTTTGGTTCCTCTCATGGCAGTGGTGCAGCGAAACAAAGGGAAAGTGCGACCAGTATTAGACTTCAGGAAGCTGAACACGTTTATTAAAGCATTCACTGCAAACACAGATGCGTGTGCTGACAAACTTCAAGACTAGAGACGGTTtggaaaaaatgtttcaataattgatttatcttCAACTTATATGCAACTAAAAATCGATGAGAAACTCTGGACTTACCAAAATGTTGTGTTCCGTGGACAAAGGTTTGTTTAACACGTTTGGGATTCCAACTAAACGTTGCACCAGTCATAACGAAAGCGGTATTGGACAAAGTGCTATCGCAAGGTGAAACAATCTGGAAAGGAACGTCACCATacattaatgatatttttgttgaaGACATAGTACCTGTTTGTCGCGTACTTGATCATTTGGAAATCTTTGGGCTTAATTGTAAGCCGGCGGTCCGCGTATCCGATGGAGCAAGAGTTCTTGGTTTACAAGTCAGAATGGAAAACAAAAAGTTACGTTGGAGAAGAGATAACGATTTTTGTGAAATTCCGAATTGGCTAACAAGACGTTTGTGGTTGGTTGCGTGTAGCGTTGTCGTATGTTAAAAGAACAGCAAACGCCCTGACAAAAACGTAAGGTAACAAATTGGGTAGATGCTAGTTCAATCGTACTAGACGTGGTTGTCGAGTTTAATGGCAATATAATTGAAGACGCATGTTGGTTAAGAAAACATACACAGCGCATATAAACATGTCCGAACTTGATGCAGTAATTAAAGACTAAATATGGGCAATAACTCGAAAATGGATGTTTTGCACATCTGCACCGATTCGAAAGCGGTGTTCCATTTAGTTACCGACACACTCGCGGAAAAATCTGGATTGAGGACAAACGCATCAAACGAAATGTTGTTAAGGAGAATACTCAAGAATATTGCAAATATaatggaagaaaaaaatgtGTGTCTTGatgtttgatatttaaaaaaaaaaaaaaaaaatttgtgcagAAAAAAATAAGCGTGAATTTGTGTGTTTTCAGATCTAATCGTGGTTCAACCCCCATAGCCCATTTAACGTAAGAGATCAACTTGAGGATCTCAAATCAGGGCCTACAGATAAAATTATCAGATAACTCGTGACTGTTCTGAAAACATTGGTACATCAATGCAGACATATGTGTACTGTTTATATTgtcatgctttttttttttttgtggttgcTAATTATGTTTACTTATGTTGCATTTTGCATTTGTTGCTATTATTCAagtgatttcattttttttttttttgtcttatcatagtatttatttacatctttttgtttatattttattttctatcacCCTTCTTAGAAGGAATAAATGAGATAACACAACGTTTAATGATCTGAATCTGATCATTAAATGTTGTGTTATCTTAACTATTCATTATCTCTCATGTCAGCTCATtcactttttccttttttgttatGAGTCTAGctctttttagtatttaatattcTCCTTTTTAATAGGATAATTTTTTGGTACATCAATAACAGTACACCAACTCAAAGTAGATATTAGGCTTGTCGCTTCGGAATTTAACCTGGCCGATGCCCTTACTAAAGTGTCTAATAGTTGGTTAAAATTGGTTGATAAACCTTATGAAATGGCAGCAAGTGGTATTATAGGTACTTCGCTATCCTCCAAAGAAATCGAACACGTTCATGGATCTACAGGACATTATGTCAGGAAGAATACATTGCACTTCGTTCGTAAAATCGACCCGTCAGTGAGCAAGGAAGAAGTAATACTGAAAAGAATACATactgaaaattataaaatttttatacctaCTTTATTAAtccttaaaataaaagttttggcACTCCTATTGCGTAAATGTATACCATATGCCCTGTCTTTTTGGCACCCCAAGTGGTAGAAACAACCTTTACAGCTTAACTTACTTGAAACTTGCTACTGACctcatttcattttttaatcttttatatttgtcccattcaataattttttgtcgATTTTAATGAGTAGTTCTAAATAAATGAGATAAATGACCAGGTCTACTAAATCGTTCTTTTTACCAAAAGTACATAATAGTGCAAGAGTTAATGGTCATCAAACTGTTTTCAATATATAAGTTAAGCaactttatgaaattaaaaagagcatttCACGAGAACTGCCCTATTCATTAAGGTACTCCTCTTAATGAATAcgacaattttaattaactcCCCCTTAGGTCACACAAAAGCttcatttattcagtttaaaaaaaaggtgcAAACAACTTCGCCAATTATTGGCcacatttttataagaaataccCATTGCAGAAATTAACTGAAGTATATATCACATATatactttagttatttttaatataaattttagatCAATACAAGCTCTTTCAATTTAAGTAAGGATTATTGTAACTATCGCAACATCAAATTACATATAATGCaggtaataaaaatttcacCAAATACTGActtgttttttatatcaaatactAGCAAATGTCTTAACCCTTTATTGGCCAATGATTCGTCAATGGGAAACACATCGAACAGAATAATAGAGCActggaaatttattttaatgcaattatttagatataaaacaataataaaaaataaatcaatataatttaTTCAGTTTAGCTCATTATATGCTAAGTGCAGGTAATGAACCcccaaaaaaagttaaaaaaacttattgctaAATACCATCATTTTCTTCAATATCttgataattttcaatatcttcaatattttaattcttcaatagaggttgattttttcaaatttgatatCTCAGCTAACTTCTTTTTATAGTTCACagttttcctttatttttcttttaatacctTTTGTTATTCAACTTTTCTCTTTTCACAAGCTACTTTTGCAGCTGTCTTCAAGCTTCGTGTTGTAAGACTCTaatgtgaataaaaaaacaactgtaAAACAGAATTTTTGAGTTAATcttcttttgtttaatttgtagTGAAGG
This genomic interval from Hydra vulgaris chromosome 01, alternate assembly HydraT2T_AEP contains the following:
- the LOC136074736 gene encoding uncharacterized protein LOC136074736, encoding MNDITTHQMLSDNVIHSVQKMITGVSGLQDPVLGQNLSFCVVKDSFVQVLHDGDVHWLTISTFGCSEGEVFLLDSMFKGKIKNYVVRKICAIMQCTKDSLKVRVLPVQQQTNGVDCGLFALAFVQHIACTGSNPHYISFEYDEMRNHLFKSVIENHLNEFPKTGKLTRFCKEKEFNFTLYCVCRQIWMASDKVVKDKHMVQCGKCECWFHRVCERIPDFILECESVEWFCSQCTITLPCSTLT